A segment of the Fibrobacter succinogenes subsp. succinogenes S85 genome:
ACTTCGATTACAGCTGGCAGTGGGCTTACAAAGAAAAGTTTGAAAAGGCAGGTCTCACGGCTTTGCTCGGTTCCGGCTTTGACCCGGGTGTTTCTCAGGCATACTGCGCCTACGCCTTGAAGCACCAGTTCGACACGATCGAAGAAATCGACATTCTCGACTGCAATGGCGGCGATCACGGTTACAAGTTCGCAACGAACTTCAACCCGGAAATCAACCTCCGCGAAGTTTCTGCTCCGGGCAGCTACTGGGACACGGACGAGAACGGCAAGGGCCACTGGGTTGAAATCCCGGCCATGAGCATCAAGCGTGAATACAACTTCGCACAGGTCGGCAAGAAGGACATGTACCTCCTCCACCACGAAGAAATTGAATCCCTCGCCCAGAACATTCCGGGCATCAAGCGCATCCGCTTCTTCATGACGTTTGGCCAGAGCTACCTCGACCACATGCGTTGCCTCGAAGACGTGGGCATGCTCAGCACGCAGCCGATCAAGTTCCAGGGTCAGGACATTGTGCCTATCCAGTTCCTCAAGGCTCTCCTCCCGGACCCGGCAAGCCTCGGTCCTCGCACGGTGGGCAAGACGAACATCGGTTGCATCTTCAAGGGCAAGAAAGATGGCAAGGACAAGACCTACTATCTGTACAACGTTTGCGACCACCAGGAATGCTACAAGGAACTCGGCAGCCAGGCTATCGCCTACACGACTGGCGTTCCGGCCATGTGCGGTGCCATGATGGTGCTCACGGGCAAGTGGAACAAGCCGGGTGTGCATACGGTCGAAGAGTTCGATCCGGATCCGTTCATGGAAGCCCTCACTAAGTACGGTCTCCCGTGGAACGAAGATTTCAACCCGGTGCTGGTGGATTAGAGGTTGTGAGGTTATGAGGTATGAGCACGCGACCTATGGTCGCTTTGGGGTTATGTTAGGTGCCTTCGGCACAATTTATAGCCCAGAGGGAGCAAGGCTCCCGACCTCAAAGTGAGCGGAGCGAACGACCTCATAGCCCAATTCCTCAATCCGAAGGATTGTAAATGAAAAAATGGCGCATTGACGATTCCCGAGATCTTTACAACGTAAAGGGCTGGGGCGTAAGTTACTTTGACATTAACGACAAGGGTCACGCGACGGTTTCGCCGATCAAGAATGGCGGTCCGAGCATTGACCTTTACGAGCTCGTGCAGGAACTTTCCTTGCGCGATGTTTCGACTCCTGTGTTGTTGCGCTTCCCGGATATTCTGGACAGCCGCATCGAAAAGATTCACGAGTGCTTCACGAAGGCGACGACTGAATATGGCTACAAAGGTGGCCATTACAGCATCTTCCCGATCAAGGTGAACCAGCAGCGCGCGGTCTTGGAAGAAGTGGTGAGTCACGGTTCCAAGTTCAACATCGGCCTCGAGGCAGGTTCCAAGCCGGAACTCCACGCGGTACTTGCGAACATGGAAAATCCGGACGCGTTGATTATCTGCAACGGCTACAAGGACGAAGACTTTATCGAGCTTGCACTCCTCGCACAGAAGATGGGCAAGAAGATTTTCATTGTCGTCGAAAAGATGAACGAGCTTCACTTGGTTGTTGACTTGTCTCGTCGAATCGGCGTGCGCCCGAACATCGGCATCCGTATCAAGCTTGCAAGCTCTGGCAGTGGCAAGTGGGAAGAATCCGGCGGATACCACAGCAAGTTCGGTCTGAACAGTTCTGAACTTTTGGAAGCTCTCGACTACATCAAAGAAGAGAAGATGGAAGACTGCATGAAGCTCATCCACTTCCACTTGGGCAGCCAGATTACGAACATTCGCCATATCAAGAATGGACTCCGCGAAGTGTCGCAGTTCTACGTTCAAATTAGAAAGATGGGCATGGGCCTTGAATTCGTGGACGTGGGCGGTGGCTTGGGCGTCGATTACGATGGCACGCGCAGTTCTAACGCAAGTTCCGTGAACTATTCCATCCAGGAATACGCAAACGACGTTGTGTACGCGATGTTCGAAGCATGCGAAAACGCCGATGTTCCTCACCCGAATATCATTGCGGAATCGGGCCGTGCACTTTCGGCTCACCATTCCATTTTGGTATTCAACGTTTTGGAAACGGCTGGCCAGGCATTCTTTGACGAAAGCGTTCACGAGATTAGCGATGACGCGCCGGAAGCACTGAAGGACTTGTACGGCATTTACAAGAGCCTTTCTCCGAAGAACTTGCTCGAAAGCTGGCACGATGCCATGCAGATTAACGACGACACCTTGAGCGGTTTCAAGATGGGCGACGTGGATTTGCAGACGCGCGCTATGAGCGAACGTTTGTTCTGGAGCATCGCCCGCAAGGTGGACTTGCTCGCACGCGACTTGCGCCATCCGCCATATGAATTGAGCGAACTCCCACGCTTGCTTGCCGAAAAGTACTTCTGCAACTTCAGCCTTTTCCAGAGCCTCCCGGACAGCTGGGGCGTGGATCAGGTGTTCCCGATTATGCCGATCCAGCGTTTGGACGAAGAGCCGACGATTGAGACGACGATTCAGGACGTGACTTGCGATAGCGATGGCAAGATTGACATGTTCGTTCGCGGTGGCGAAGTGGCACGCACCATTCCTCTCCACCCGATCAAGAAGGACGAACCGTACTTTATCGCGGTTTACCTCGTCGGTGCATACCAGGAAATTCTCGGTGACCTCCACAACCTCTTTGGCGATACGAACGCTGTGCATATTGTCTGCAACGACAAGGGCGGCTACGATATTGACAAGGTGATTGACGGTGAATCCGTGGAAGACGTGCTCGACTACGTGAACTTCAGCGACAAGGCTCTTGTCCGCAACATGGAAAACTGGGTCACGCGCTCTGTGAAGGAAGGAAAGATTACGCTTCAGGAAGGCAAAGAATTCTTGAACATCTATCGTTCCGGACTTTACGGGTACACGTATCTGGAGTAAGAAGTAGACAGTAGGAAGTAGGCCGTAGACAGGACTGTAGGCGGGAAAATCCGCCCATAGCCCAAGGGCCGCAAGGCCCGAGCCCATACCCCACTCCCTTTAAGTCTTGAGATTACAATGATAAAGAACAACTACAAGATTGCGGTTTTGCTGGCCACTTACAATGGCGGCAAGTACATCTGGGAACAGCTTGAATCGCTGTTCCAGCAATCTTGTAAACAGTTCCATTTGTATGTTCGTGATGACGGTTCCTCGGACGATACGATGAAAATCGTCGAGCAATTTCACGGAATGTTTCCAGACAGAGTTACGATTTTAAAAGACTCGCAAAAGCACAGGGGTGCGGCGAAGTCTTTTATGTATTTGCTCGAAAATGTGGATTCCGAGTATTACATGTTCTGCGACCAAGACGACATTTGGATGCTGGAGAAAATCGAGAAAACTCTTGCTCGGATGAAGGAAATTGAGAAGGCTGTAGCCAATGCCCCGAAAGAAGTCATGGGTGGAACAGCCGAGAAAAACGTGCCGATTCTCGTAGCGACGGATTTAGGCGTTGTTGACGAACAACTTAATTTACTTTCGGAATCGTTCAACAAAGATTTGAAAATTGACGTTTTCCGCAAGCACCCAGAATTAATTAGTGTGCGCCACGTGGTCACCGGTTGCACGATGATGTTCAACCGCGCCGCAAAATTGGCAGCACTCCCGATGTCTCCTCGCGCTACCATGCACGACGAATGGGTCGCCCTTTGCGTCCACTTCAAAGGCGGCGTCATCTCGATTCTCGATGATGCGACGATTCTTTACCGCCAGCACACAAGCAATACGCTTGGCGCAGATCAAGCCCGCAAAGGCTTTTTCGCACGTGCCATCGCACGCGCAGGGCAAAAACAGTTCTTCCAAGTCGCAAAATTGCTCCACAAGGATTTCGGATTATCGTACTTAAAGTTCTTGATGTACAAAATTTTGTATAGTTGGTTCTAGGTATGAGAAGAAGCATTTGCATGGCGACCTACAATGGCGCCAAATACATCAAGGAACAGCTGGACAGCATTATTCCGCAACTTAGAGAAGATGACGAGCTCATCGTTTCTGACGACGCCTCAAAAGACAACACTCTGAAAATCGTTGAAAGCTACAACGATCCTCGCATCAAAATTTTCCACAACGAAAATCACGGCGTAGCGCACAACTTTGAAAACGCCATGCGAGAGGCCACGGGCGACTTGATTTACTTTGCCGACCAGGACGATGTATGGTTGCCGGGCAAGCTCGACAAGATGGAAAAGTTCCTCACGGAAGGCGGCTATGACACGATTCTTTGCAACTGTTCGCTCGTCGATGCCAACTTGAACGTGATCAAAGAACGCCATTACGATGAAAAATGGCCGATGAAAAAATCGCTCTTGCGAAACATCATCAACAATTGCTGGCTTGGAGCTTGCATGTGCTTTACCAAGCAGGTGAAGGACGCTTGCATGCCGTTCCCGCCGAAAGTCGTCGCACACGATTTGTGGGTCTCGTACTATGCACAAAAGCATTTCAAGTGCGGCTACCAAGACGAAGTTTTGCAGCTTTACCGCCGTCACGAAAACACCGTTTCGTTCACAGGCGGCAAGAGCACGAACAGTCTCTATTTTAGAATTGCATACCGCGCTTACCTTGCGTGGCATATCCTTTGGCGTTAGGCGTTGAGCATGAAAATCTGCATCACACTCGCAACTTATAACGGCGAAAAGTATCTCGCACAGATGCTTGATTCTTTAGTCGCGCAGACGAAACAAGCCGATGTTATAATTGCGGTGGATGACGGTTCCAAAGATTCTACATGTGAAATCTTGGAACGTTACAAAGACAAGCTCCCGCTAGAAATCACAAAGTTTGAGAAGAACAGAGGTCATCGAGCATCATTTTCAACGGCATTGGAAAAAGCAAGCAAATTACTCGCTGACGATGATTTGATTTTCCTTGCTGACCAGGATGATATTTGGCTCCCAAATAAATTGGAAGTGATGAGCCAGAAGATTGATGACAATTCCATGATTTTTGGCGATGCCGAAATTATTGATGGAGATGGAGTCGTCACAGATTCATCTTGGCGCAAGAAGGCGTGCATTGTTGAGCACTTGAGCCAACAAGCGCTCCTTACAGGCTACACGAATGTTACCGGTTGCATGGTTGCTTTCAAGGCTAGGCTTTTGAAGACGGTACTCCCGATTCCGCAAGACGTGCCAGTACATGACCAGTGGATTACACTTTGCGCAACCGCAGAAAACGGCTACCGTGCCATCGCAGACAAAGTTATTCAATACCGTATTCATGGCAATAACGCCATCGGCGAAGGCAACAAGACTTGGAGTGAAAAGTTACAGACGAATTTGCAATGGGCAAAGGCAGTAAGAGGCTCAAGCGTTTTTGAAAAACTGCCGGACGAGAGCCGCCGATTCTTGGACAAGTTCGTTCAGTTCCTGGAATTGCGCTTTAGCCATGCGTTTTTATCACCGCTTTGGTTTGTGTGGATTGTCCGTAACGCGCGCAACATCTACCCGCAGGTTCACAGCGCCCCCAAAATGATTGCACGAATTCTGTTCTCGTTCGTGGGCGTCTCGACCGCAAAAAAATTTTTCAATAAGAAATAAAAATCCTATGATTCACGAAATCGCTCCGCACAAGTTAGATAACGAATTTAAAGACATCACCCCCAAGCCCACTGACTACTTGATTATTTTCAATGGCGAACAAACGCTTTTCAAGAAGGCTGGCGACAACTACGAAATTCCGCGTGTGAGCGAATTCCCGCAATGCGAATGCCATTACTTGATTAGCATTGATAGTGACGCTTATTTCTTGTGCAATTCGAACTTGCCGGAAATTCCGGAAGGTTACGAATTCCGTGGCAATCGCACGTTCCGCACACTTGAAAGTCACTTGGAACGCCTCGGCGGCGCTACGTCTGCACACATTGCCAAGTGGGAAAGCTTGAACAAGTTCTGCGGTAAATGCGGATGTCTCATGATGCGAGGGCTCAAGGAACGTTCCATGATTTGCCCCAGCTGCAAGAACACGGTCTACCCCAAGATTTCGCCGGTCGTGATTGTCGCTGTTCACAATGGCAACGAGCTTTTAATGGCTCGCAATTTGGACAATCCGGACAAGACGCGCATGTTCCTGATTTCTGGATTCGTAGAAATCGGAGAATCGCTCGAACAGGCGGTCAAGCGTGAAGTTCTGGAAGAAGCGGGAGTCCGCGTCAAGAACATCAAGTACTTTGGCAGCCAGCCGTGGCCGTTCTCGGAATCGCTCATCTCGGGCTACACTGCAGAACTTGATGGAGATCCGACGATTCACATGCAAGAAGCGGAACTCGCCTGCGCCACTTGGGTCAAACGCGAGGACATTCCCGAATACGACACGAGCGTGAGCATCAGCAGTTGCTTGATCGAAAACTTCCGCTCGGGATATACGATTAAGGAATAATGAAAAGCGCGGCCGAGAAGCCGCGCATTTTTTCAGTTACTTTTCCGAAGCTTTTTCGGCTTTCTTTTTCGCTTTGTTCGGAGAAGCTTTGGACGCTGCTTCAGGCTTGTTTGCAAGTACGACATATAACGTATCGTGAACAACGACCGTATCACGTACGACAAGCGTATCGTGGACAAAGACCGTATCGCGAGAGCAAACAACATTTGCAGCACTGCTTGCGGGAACTGCCGCAGACAAAATCGGCTTTGACGCACTCGAGCCTGCCGTATTCAGCAAAACACTAGAGCTAGACTGCGCAGCGCTCGAAAGAGCGGCACTTGATTGCGCGACGTTCACCCCAGACGGCATTTTTTCAATCACTGTAATCAGCGAATCACGTACATTACGGAGGCTATCCAACTGCTTGCGGTAGCGCGTCTTATTGCCCGGACGGCGTTCTCTAGAATACTGAACTTCAATCTTATCGATTTGCGTTTCGACGCCCTTAAGTTCATCAAATATAGGACCTTCGCCTTGCACAGAACCACTCGGCGTAAAGAAGTTTACGAAACTATCAAAAAAGCCGCGTTTTGAACCGCCCTCGCTCCATGCAATGTTCGTCGAAACAAGACAAACGAGCGCCACTACGCCACAAACAGATTTAAACTTGAGATTTTGCATATTTCAATAATAGAAAAAAAGAAGGCATACCTTTACAAGCCCCCTAATTTTACTAAATTAAGACTACCCATGCGGGAGTAGCTCAGTTGGTAGAGCGCGACCTTCCCAAGGTCGATGTCGAGGGTTCGAGACCCTTTTCCCGCTCTAAGTTAAGAAACCACCTATTCGGTGGTTTCTTTTTTATTCCCAATACATAGGAACTCCAAAATTCACATTCCACCCGTACCGCCATTTGATTTCTTTCATAATTTTTTCGAATTCCGGGCGAAACATTCCGTGGAACCGCTCATAGGGCAAAACAAACTCGACATTGCCGCAAGCACCGCAATTAACCGCATACGTGTGCCACAAGAAAACAATCCCATCCGCAGAAGGATACACGCGATCAATTTCTTCAATGGTCCAACGCACACCACAATCACGCTGATTGCTCGGTTCCACTCTCGCAAGATAACTAAGATACTCAATCATTTCCGCACGAGTGGTCGTAAAAATATCCTCATACGTTAAGGGTTTTGCATGCCCTTTCAAAAGGACATAGACCGGATGATCAAACCATCCATGCGCAGCCCCGAAATTATACCCATTCGTTTGCACTTCATACGTTATCGTACTTGGCGTCTGCGATTTATATATAACCCAAATAGAATCATAACCGCCACTGAAGTCCTCTATCTCCCAAAAATCAAAGTCTTCCCGCAGCATTGCATACTTTACATTGCATTTATCAAAGCACCCTGCAATAGGATTCTCCCCTACCCCAATTTTACCATTACAATACAAGGTGGAATCCATCCATTCCTTTAGCGGTTCCACAACACTAGAATCACCAACAGGATAATCGACATTTATATAAGAGTCATAATAATTGCAGCTACTCTGCGCTTCATAAGTCTGCACAGCCACGTTCGCAGCCAAAGCGGCCGACACCGCTAAAAAACAAATAGCAACAACACAAGAAAGGCGAATACGCATTTTTCCGGTCCTCCAATTGTATTATCGTTCATCTAGTGGAAAAGGTAAACTAGAAAATAAAAAAAATTTCAAGAATTACGGTTCCAGATAATAATCCGGACGGATTCCGAGAGCGGATTCGTCAGCCTCCAATTCTGCAGCGGGAACATTTCGACCGACAACAAGCGCGGAATCAAAGCCTGCAACTTTTGCGCCAAATACATCCGTTCCAAGCGTATCGCCAATCATCAGCACGCGAGAGCCCGACGGAAGCGAAGCTTTGACACGTTCCCAAATCTGCGGGAAAGGCTTGCCCAAGTAATAAGTTTTGCAGCCCTCACCCCCATTGGCGTCGCAGATAGAATCACGGCGCAAACGTTCCGAGAGAGCACCTGAAACAGATTCACGAACAGTCACGCCATTTTCATCTGGAATTTTTGGAGCCCAAGCATCCGAATTCAGCACGAGAAGGATTGCACCCGGACGTTGCAAAATCTTGACCGCGCGCGCATAAGTTTCTGGAGTATCCTTCGCCGAAGAAATCGCGACAATCGGCTCGGCAGGTTCTGCATCCATCGCAACTGCGGTAATTCCACAAGCTTTCAAAACATTCCTGCCCGTTTCACGACCGATGTAATAGACCTCGCGCAATTCAAGCGGCTTCGCAGCGTTTCCATCCGCGCATTCAACGCGACGCAGGCGCTCCACGAGCTTTCGCAATAGACATCCCGACGAAATAGTCTCTTCCGTCGAGAAATCAAAACCACGCTTGTCCGCATCACGTGCCAAAACTTCATCAATATCCGAGGCTGCGTTCGTCACCAATCGGAGATGTTTCCCTACTCGGCGGAGCATCTGGAACCAGTCCATCGCACCAGGGTAAACAAAGCTCCCACGATTGTAGAGAGTGCCGTAGCCGTCAAAGCAAAAAGCATCGTAACGGTCCAACAAATCCGCCATATGAACATGGCGCGTCTCGGGCATACACTCTTTTGGGGCGAGAGCGACCGAACTCTGTATAATTTGCTTGTAACGCAGGTAGATTTCTGTTTCGAATTTATCCATAGCGATTATGCGTCGCTACGGAGGATGCCGTAATCGCGACCTTCCACAGGAATCACGAGCTGTAACTTCGAAAGCGTATCAATATGCTTTTCAAAAACAACCTTGAAATCTTCGCCAAGTTCTTCTTCGTCATCGTGATCGAGATTGTAGGCCACATAGCTGCCATCCGCAAAAATCGAGATGCAGCAATCCCATGTGATATCGCCTTCCTGCGGTTCTTCATCATCAGCGCGGTCCTTGCTTTCAAGCATCAGAATCGGGCGCGGAGCAGGAATTGGTTCGGCATGGCCGTTTTCAAAAATAAAGTAATTGCGGCTCACGAGTTCATGTTCAAGAGCCATCGTGCTCGGCACACGAGCAAATTCACCACGCAAACGGTTGATGTTTCCAAGGTCATCTTCGTACGGGTCCTGGAAATCTTCGGGCAACACAATCTGGTAGTAGTCAAACTTTTTACCGCTAGCGGCATAGTTGTCTTGCCAGGACTGAGGCGGTTCCGGGCGGATCGTCAAGAAGTCTTCGAAGGCATCCAGAATATCGTTCAAACGGGAAGTCCAAGGTTCGTCCTTCAACTTCTGCACGAGTTCCATAAAACTGCTCAGGCTTTCTTCGCCCGTAATAGACTTCAATTCTTCTTCGTTTTCTGCCATATCAGACCTCTAATTTTTACTGTACAAATGTAGAAAAAGAGAAATTCCGCGACCCTCGCCACAGCATTTACTTTCGTCTCACGTCTACCAGCGAAGCGGGCTTTCGTCTAATCTTACCATTCTTCCACAGTTTTCACCGTGAGGCTCATGGCAATGTCTTTCTCGTAGTACGCGGGTTCGTTGATAAATATCGGGTAGACCGAGCGGCCGTCCGGTTCGCCATCGAACAAGATGTCCTTGCCATCAAACGTGCGGAAAAGCTTGTCGCCTTGTCTGAGTTCGCGGTAATCGTGACCATCCAATTCCGGGTGAATCATCGCCTGTATGGCGCCACCGCCCTGCGGCTTCGGGTAGCCCAGGTCGCGCAATTGCGTATAAACTTCAACCTTAATCGGGGCGCGCTTTTGCAACTCGCCACGGTTCCATTCCTCAGCGAGTTCCAAATAACGTTTCACAAGCTTTTCGGAGCGTTCAAAAATGGCGGCATTCAGCGTTCCATGCTGCTGCGGGCCAATTTCAATGCACACGTCCGCCTTGGCGACCGTTCCAAAGTACGGCGAAGCGCTACGTTCTTCGGGCTGGTAATAAATCCAGGCATCCTCGAATTCTTGCGTGAGCACAGCCGAAGCCTTCATCGTAAACGGGTCACGAGTCGAAAGAATCAGGCAATAGCCCATGTTCGAGCCCGTGTTGTGTACGTCCAAAATCAGATCGGTGCGCGTATTTTCGCCCTTAGGTCCATAAATCTTATTGAGTTCACGAGCACGGCGGAATTCGTACTGCGCAGGCTCCACGGACATATCCAAGCAAGTCTGAGCAAATGCGCGGTTCAAGTCATGGTCGCAGTAACGGCGATTAAGGCGAACCGCCTCCGGATTTGCAAGCACGACATCAACCGTCGCCGATTTACAAAGCGTGTTATAACATTCAGGATGAGCCTTCCACTTTTCGACCAGACTCACGCCCGTGCGTTCGTTGCCATGCGTTCCACCAGCAATGACTATTGTATTTATCATACTCATACATCCATATTATAGAAATTCTAAAGTTCATCCACGACAAGTCGTAGCCAATACATGCGCATAATCCGCAAAAAAAGCCCCTATATCGTTTCATCTCTTTTGAACATTGCTTTTTTTACTATTTTCTCTAACATGATTCAGAATTTTTTAAACAAAATAAAAGATCTTTTAGCGCCTTACAAAAACATCGCTTATATTTCGCTTGCCGTTTGGTGTACTCATATTGTTCTTCGCATATTATTGTTATTCCGCAACAATCCCTACGGTTTTCCATTCGTTTCAAAGCCCGACTGGTATATTTTCCATGCAATCACCTTAGACTTTCTTTGGATTTGCAATTCACTCGTCGTCTTCATGATTATCGGCGCAGCATTCCAAGCAGCGACCAAGAAACGAGTCACAGCCGCAAAAACTTTGACCATCATATACGCAGTATTCCATTCTATTCTTTTGATAGCTACCATTTTTGACCATGAACTGATGCGATTCCTCGGTTGCCATCTGTCTTTCGGACTGGCGAACACCTACAAAGACGTTTCATCATTCCGCATGTTCTGGGACTATTCAGCCAATGACAATTCAATTCCATTTATTCAATTTTTCATGTTCGCGCTTGTCATTCCCATAACGTATTTCCTATACAAACTATATTTGCGCAAATTCACTTCGGTAAAAAAATTTTCCATTTTCATGGTCATCTTTTATGTCATTTCATATTTATTCATAAATGTTATCTGGACAGGACACGGACGACTGAAAAAATTACGTCCTGTAGTCAGCACGGTTTACCGCGAACTCTTTGAAATCCAAAAGAAAACTGAATTTTCCGACGGCGAGCTCCTCGCCTACGGAAAAATGTACCAAGAACTTTGGCAACGCCTCGAAGGCGACAGCCTTTGGGAATTTTCATCTGCAAAGGAAAGCAACGGACTCCCTCTCTACCGCATTCCAAAGCAGGAACTTCTGCAAAGCGAACAATTAAAGCAGCAACGATCACTCAAGCCAAACTTTATCTTGATTCTCATGGAATCCGAGCGCGGTTTGAACGTCGGTTGCCTCAATCCGAATTTAAAGCCTTCGCCCACGCCATTCATCGATTCCATTGCCGCCAATTCGCGTCTTTGGGAACGCATGCACACAAGCGGGCTACCGACAACGGGAGGAGTCCTTACGACACACCTCGGCATTTCGGACCATTCCACACTTTCGGCGGCAACAGATCTCGTACAACAAAATCTTCCGAGTTTTGCATCAACGCTTACGGATTCCGGTTACACTACGCATTACATGTCGGCGGCGGACCCGGCCTGGGACAATCTCGGCGTATGGATGTCCAAATGGTACACAGCGCAACATTACGACCGCAGTCGCGAAGACGATTCTACGTTCATTGACCACGCCATCAGTTTCATCAGGGATACGCTCGGCTCACAAGAAAAACCGTTCCTCGCAACGCTCATGACGCGTTCAAACCATTACCCGTTCAACTTTGCCGCAGGCATGACCGAAGAACAAAAGCAAAAACCGCTAACGGAACGCATCAATTACACCATGGCTTACGCGGACAGGCAAGTATCAAGACTGATTCACGCCATCGAAAACAAGGACTGGTATCAAAATACATACGTCATCATCATGGCGGATCACGGATTCCCGCTTGGAGAAAACGGTTCCTCGACAATGACTGGCTACGCATTTTCAAACGCCACCTGGATTCCGTTCCTCATCCACGGTAAAGGCATTGAACCTGCACGCGATACCGCAACGGCTTCGCAAATGGATATCGCCCCCACGATTCTTGAGCTTGCCGGTATCGCAGTCCCGAACATTTTCATGGGCCACAACCTTCTGAGAGGTCACGGCGAGGGCTATTCGCTAGGGGCCTACACGGGAGTCAAAGCTATAGGTCTTGACAGTTACCGTCTCATTTCAAAGCCATCTACAGAAGAAAAATGGCTGTTTGCCGAAGGCGACACGCGCCAAGACAAAGAAGTTTCAAAAGAGCATGAGGATGTGGTCAAGCGCCTCCGCGGAAAACTGGACTCGCTCGTAAAACTAGCCGACTATTCGCTAGAGAAGGGACTTTAAGGCATTAGCAAGTTGCTATAGACAATGTATCGCCAAGCAATGGCGGCAGCTTGCATCGTGCGGCCAATTTCCGATTTCATCGCAGCATCCATCGCAAAAGGCATTCCGGTTCCATACCCCGCCACAAGCGAGGACGTATTCCATGTGGGCTTTAGATAGCTCTTGAAAACCATCACGGAATCCGAGATTGTGCATTGCGGGAGCAAATACGTGAGAGAATCTCGCCTCATGGCCATATCGCCAAAACGGAACGAGAACACAGGCGGGAAAGCACCTACAGCAGGCATCCCCTTCCCCAGCAAATCAACACCCATGAAATGATTGGACGCACTGATATCCAAGTATCCTAGCAGCGATGGCGCAAGATCCGCCTGCGAAACAGGATTTTCAATCACAGCAGGTTCAATTCCCGGCCCGTTAAAAATCAAGGACACCCATGTAAAGCCGTCAAAAATTTGGCCAAGCTTTTCTGTCAAGAGGGACTGCTTGCCGTTCAGAAGCGAATGATCACCCGTAAGAACAAACAACGTATTTCTAGCACGTGTTCCATTTTCAACTTCATCCAAAATAATGCCAAGAGAACTGTCCATATAAGCAGTCGCTTTCAGATACGCTTCGTCAAGGTCTTCCGGCTTCGGCCCCATATCAGGCGGCAAGTCAAACGTTGTATGCATGCTGCGGCTCATCCAATGGAAGAACAGAGGCTTATCAGCCGGGCGTTCGCGGTACAGTTCAACAAAGCGCTTTGCTAAAGCGACATCGTTTTCATTTTCTGCATTGTACTCATAAAAATCAAACCATTTCTGGAACCAAACCAGGCTATTGTCAAAATTCGGTTCAGAACCAATCAGGACTTCCGTGTAATAACCCGCTTCAG
Coding sequences within it:
- a CDS encoding LTA synthase family protein, whose product is MVIFYVISYLFINVIWTGHGRLKKLRPVVSTVYRELFEIQKKTEFSDGELLAYGKMYQELWQRLEGDSLWEFSSAKESNGLPLYRIPKQELLQSEQLKQQRSLKPNFILILMESERGLNVGCLNPNLKPSPTPFIDSIAANSRLWERMHTSGLPTTGGVLTTHLGISDHSTLSAATDLVQQNLPSFASTLTDSGYTTHYMSAADPAWDNLGVWMSKWYTAQHYDRSREDDSTFIDHAISFIRDTLGSQEKPFLATLMTRSNHYPFNFAAGMTEEQKQKPLTERINYTMAYADRQVSRLIHAIENKDWYQNTYVIIMADHGFPLGENGSSTMTGYAFSNATWIPFLIHGKGIEPARDTATASQMDIAPTILELAGIAVPNIFMGHNLLRGHGEGYSLGAYTGVKAIGLDSYRLISKPSTEEKWLFAEGDTRQDKEVSKEHEDVVKRLRGKLDSLVKLADYSLEKGL
- a CDS encoding HAD-IIA family hydrolase, whose translation is MDKFETEIYLRYKQIIQSSVALAPKECMPETRHVHMADLLDRYDAFCFDGYGTLYNRGSFVYPGAMDWFQMLRRVGKHLRLVTNAASDIDEVLARDADKRGFDFSTEETISSGCLLRKLVERLRRVECADGNAAKPLELREVYYIGRETGRNVLKACGITAVAMDAEPAEPIVAISSAKDTPETYARAVKILQRPGAILLVLNSDAWAPKIPDENGVTVRESVSGALSERLRRDSICDANGGEGCKTYYLGKPFPQIWERVKASLPSGSRVLMIGDTLGTDVFGAKVAGFDSALVVGRNVPAAELEADESALGIRPDYYLEP
- a CDS encoding aspartoacylase, producing the protein MINTIVIAGGTHGNERTGVSLVEKWKAHPECYNTLCKSATVDVVLANPEAVRLNRRYCDHDLNRAFAQTCLDMSVEPAQYEFRRARELNKIYGPKGENTRTDLILDVHNTGSNMGYCLILSTRDPFTMKASAVLTQEFEDAWIYYQPEERSASPYFGTVAKADVCIEIGPQQHGTLNAAIFERSEKLVKRYLELAEEWNRGELQKRAPIKVEVYTQLRDLGYPKPQGGGAIQAMIHPELDGHDYRELRQGDKLFRTFDGKDILFDGEPDGRSVYPIFINEPAYYEKDIAMSLTVKTVEEW
- the nudC gene encoding NAD(+) diphosphatase, with the translated sequence MIHEIAPHKLDNEFKDITPKPTDYLIIFNGEQTLFKKAGDNYEIPRVSEFPQCECHYLISIDSDAYFLCNSNLPEIPEGYEFRGNRTFRTLESHLERLGGATSAHIAKWESLNKFCGKCGCLMMRGLKERSMICPSCKNTVYPKISPVVIVAVHNGNELLMARNLDNPDKTRMFLISGFVEIGESLEQAVKREVLEEAGVRVKNIKYFGSQPWPFSESLISGYTAELDGDPTIHMQEAELACATWVKREDIPEYDTSVSISSCLIENFRSGYTIKE
- a CDS encoding RsiV family protein, producing MRIRLSCVVAICFLAVSAALAANVAVQTYEAQSSCNYYDSYINVDYPVGDSSVVEPLKEWMDSTLYCNGKIGVGENPIAGCFDKCNVKYAMLREDFDFWEIEDFSGGYDSIWVIYKSQTPSTITYEVQTNGYNFGAAHGWFDHPVYVLLKGHAKPLTYEDIFTTTRAEMIEYLSYLARVEPSNQRDCGVRWTIEEIDRVYPSADGIVFLWHTYAVNCGACGNVEFVLPYERFHGMFRPEFEKIMKEIKWRYGWNVNFGVPMYWE